The following proteins are co-located in the Peromyscus maniculatus bairdii isolate BWxNUB_F1_BW_parent chromosome 23, HU_Pman_BW_mat_3.1, whole genome shotgun sequence genome:
- the Polr1d gene encoding protein POLR1D, with translation MGPMGWMKCPLAGTNKRFLINTIKNTLPSHKEQDHEQKEGSKEPGHSQDQQETSSKKHRSHSSKRGLHSARGSVGHSPPRKRSSRDKCDSRASRR, from the coding sequence GATGAAGTGTCCTCTTGCTGGTACAAATAAAAGATTCCTAATTAACACAATTAAGAACACATTGCCCTCCCATAAAGAGCAAGACCATGAACAAAAGGAGGGCAGCAAGGAACCCGGCCACAGCCAAGACCAGCAGGAGACCAGCTCCAAGAAGCACAGAAGCCACTCCTCCAAGCGCGGCCTGCACTCGGCCCGGGGCTCCGTGGGCCACTCGCCCCCCAGGAAGCGCTCCTCCCGGGACAAGTGCGACTCCCGAGCCAGCAGGCGATGA